The following is a genomic window from Thermoplasmata archaeon.
GTACGACGACCGATTCCTGGCGGTCATGATCCCGAGGCCGTGGCGGTACGAGCTGATCGAGGCGTGGTATCCGAACACCTTGTGGAACCCGCTCGGGCGCGAGATCGTGATGTTCGGGGACCACGAAGGGTTCGAGGGCCGCACGACGTACGCGAGCATCGGCGGCTGCTACTACGCTGCGCGCCTCGCCGTCGGGGAGGCGTTGGTCCGGGAACGCCGACAGGCCGCGACGGTCATCTTGCGCGAGACGCACCCGGGGTACATCATGCCGGTCGGCGTCTGGAACGTCCGGGAGCACGTGCGGGAGGCCCTGCGGCGCCGCCCCGCCGTATTCGAGACGATGGCCGCGACCCTGTCCCATCTTCGGACGCGGCTGGACATCCCGATGGAGCGATACGTCCGCGTCAGCGAGGTCCTCAAGCACGTCCTGTACCAGCGGACGTTCGACGACTTCGTCCTCTGGGATGCGGGCCGCCTCGCGCTCCCGGCGTCGCAGGCTTAAGGCGCGCGGGGCGCTTCCGGGTGGTCGTGCCCGCATCCGCGGAATCCCCGGACGAGCCGGTCCCTGCCGTCAGCGCGATCGTTTTCCGGGGCGATGAGGTCCTCCTCGTGAAGCGGGCATCCGAACCGAACAAGGGGCGGTGGAGCATCCCGGGGGGCGTCCTCGAAGTCGGAGAGACGATCGAGGAGGCGGCGATTCGAGAGACGCGCGAGGAGACGAACGTCGTCGTGCGCCCGCGGGAGGTGTTCGGCGTGAGCGATTACATCGAGAGGGACGGGTCAGCCGTCCGATGGCATTACGTCCTGATCGACCTCCTCTGTGACTACGTCAGCGGAGATCCGTTCCCGGCGACGGACACCGAGAACGCCCGCTTCATCCCGCTCCGAGAACTCGGGGAGTACGAACTCGCGCCCGCCGCACTCGAGGTCGTCCAGGAGGCCGCAAAGGACCGCGGGAGCGCAGCGCTTTCGGGCCCGCGCTGATCTGCGAAGCCTCTTGTGGGCTCGGATGCATTCGCGTCCCGTGGCGGTTCCATCCGGCATCGCCCGCAAGATCCGGACGATCCTCGACGTGCAGGACGTCCCGATCGCTCCACCCGCACGACGCGGAGGCCGCAGCTGGCTGCTGCATCCCCGCCGGCTCGAGGTCCTGCTCGCGTCGGCCGCGTATCCGGGCCTGCACGAGCGATCCGCGTCCCGGCTCCTGCTCCTGCCGCTCCCGTCGCTCCGATACCATGTGGAGCAGCTTGTGGCCCAAGGATTCCTCGAACGTCGTCGATACGCCGGTCGCACGTCCCTCTTCGCGTCCGGGATGTATCCTCGGGCATCCGAGTGCTTCCTCGTCGCGTGGGAGGACCGCATCGATCGGGCGATCCTCGTCGCACTCGCGCGAACGCCGAAGGCAGCGGCCGACGCGATTGCGAAGGCGGCCCGCATCTCCACCCCGGGGGCCGTGGCAGGGCTCCGGCGACTCGCCGCGATTGGCGCCGTCCGGCTCTCTCGGGACCGCGTGCCTCGCGCATCCCTGACCGCAGGGTGGCGTGCGTTCGAACGAGACTGCCACGTGCGGACCGGCGCGCGCCTCGATCGCTTCGTCGCCCTGTTGCAGCGCGACGACCTGCACCCGGTCGTCGAGCCTCTGGACCGGAGCCGCGTGCGCATCACGGTCGACGGGCCACGCTCCCGGATCCGTTTCGTGCTGCCGCTCGATCCGATCGCTCGAGGGTAAGGCTTCCCAGAACTCCGTCGATATGTTTATCGGGCCTCCACTCCGTGCGCTATCGTGGCCGCCCCTACCCCTGCGCCCGCCGGCCCGCCGGTGCCGTATTGGCCGTCCGTCGTCGTGAAGCCGGACACGCTCCGGGGCGTGCAGACGTACTACGTTTGCCTGATCCTCGACATCATCTTCGGCGTGTTCGCGCTGACCGTCGGTACCGCGGCGATCCTGCTGACGACGTCCGATCAGGCGTCTGCCTTCGCTGCGGCGTCGATCATCGGTTCCGCGGCGTGCGGCCTCGTCATTGTCTTCGTGATTAACTTCATCGTCGCGCTCATGTCCGTCCTCCGCATGCACCACGGGGCGAACGAATACGGCCCCGACCACGCCCGAGACGCGAGCCGCGGCGTCCTCTTCAAGTGGATCGGCACGACGCTTTCCACGATCGCCACGATCCTCGTTGTGTCCCTGCTCATCACGGGCAGCTCGTTCCTACTCGGAGCGGGAACCGTGTCCGGGACCGTCTTCGTGCCGTTGCTCGTGACGGTCTTCTGGACCGCCGGCGTCGGCTCGAAGGCCCAGATGTACCGCTTCATGGTCCGATCCCTCCAGCCTCCGGAGACCCGTCGGTGGGCCGACGCCGCGAGCGTCCTCATCCCGACCCTCGGCGTCATCGGGATCGCCGCGGTCGGATTCCTGACCGTCCGTCTGCTCGACCTCGCAGCGAACCCGTCCACCGTCTCCTCGGAGGAAGCCCTCCGGATGTCGACGCTGCTCATCGGCGGCGTGTTCCTTCCGCCGGGCCTCGCCCTCGTCGGGTACGTGATCTTCCTCTCCATCTATGCGAAGACACGGGCCCGGCTCGATGCCGGGCTCGCACAGCTGTACCGGGCGGTGCCCCCGCCGCTCGCTTGGGCGTGGCCACCCGCCCCTGCGCCCGCGCCATCTCCCGCTCCTTCGAACCCGTCGGCCGTAGCGGCGCCGCCGCCTGCCGTCGCGTCGGGGAATTGCGCGACGTGCGGGGTCGCGGTGCCCGCCGAGGCGATGTTCTGCATGAACTGCGGGACCCGAGTGCGAGGGTGACGCCCGGGTAACCGGAACCCACATGTGCCGGGAAACGCTCCCATGCGCGTGGCGGCGACTTCGCAACTTCGGATCTATACGATCAAGGAAGGCAAGATGGAGGAGTGGCTTGACGGCTGGACGCGCGGCGTGCTCCCGCTCCGCCGCAAATTCGGATTCCGCGTCGATGGCGCATGGGTCGTCCGAGGGGAGAACCGGTTCGTCTGGGTCCTCACCTACGACGGCGGCGGGGGCTTCGAGACGCGCGACGCCGACTACTACGCATCCCCGGAGCGCAAGGCCCTGAGCCCCGACCCCGCGCCACTCATCGAGAAGGCGGAGACGTGCTTCGTGACCTCCGCCCTTTCCCGCTGACGACGCCCGGTCGAGGCGTATCGGTTCATCGATCCCTTGCACGGTCGGCGGGAGGCCGCAACTCCGACGTCTTCCGGGACCTCTAT
Proteins encoded in this region:
- a CDS encoding NUDIX hydrolase, whose translation is MPASAESPDEPVPAVSAIVFRGDEVLLVKRASEPNKGRWSIPGGVLEVGETIEEAAIRETREETNVVVRPREVFGVSDYIERDGSAVRWHYVLIDLLCDYVSGDPFPATDTENARFIPLRELGEYELAPAALEVVQEAAKDRGSAALSGPR
- a CDS encoding zinc ribbon domain-containing protein, which codes for MAAPTPAPAGPPVPYWPSVVVKPDTLRGVQTYYVCLILDIIFGVFALTVGTAAILLTTSDQASAFAAASIIGSAACGLVIVFVINFIVALMSVLRMHHGANEYGPDHARDASRGVLFKWIGTTLSTIATILVVSLLITGSSFLLGAGTVSGTVFVPLLVTVFWTAGVGSKAQMYRFMVRSLQPPETRRWADAASVLIPTLGVIGIAAVGFLTVRLLDLAANPSTVSSEEALRMSTLLIGGVFLPPGLALVGYVIFLSIYAKTRARLDAGLAQLYRAVPPPLAWAWPPAPAPAPSPAPSNPSAVAAPPPAVASGNCATCGVAVPAEAMFCMNCGTRVRG
- a CDS encoding NIPSNAP family protein, with amino-acid sequence MAATSQLRIYTIKEGKMEEWLDGWTRGVLPLRRKFGFRVDGAWVVRGENRFVWVLTYDGGGGFETRDADYYASPERKALSPDPAPLIEKAETCFVTSALSR